From Nicotiana tabacum cultivar K326 chromosome 22, ASM71507v2, whole genome shotgun sequence, one genomic window encodes:
- the LOC107817945 gene encoding zinc finger protein ZAT1, whose product MSMEKHKCKLCSRKFSSGKAMGGHMRSHLRTLPLPPKTPPQKQDSAGRSESTLSLHSLEEEEEEEIREEKYLGYGLRENPKKSCKIVDPEFLDGAGSVVVHDNESETESTKKPTRRRSKRTRRMFISEQEAVEVKKEKSAEFEPELEPVSSFSDTSPEEDIAICLMMLSKDVWRSSYGSDESKCRNQKQGKYQCEICNKVLKSSQALGSHKTIHKIEGIKSKENSRQLRVKNVDQKVHECPFCGKIYGSGQALGGHKRSHILSSSTTASSSSKVGDSLMDSSSAKFPNGFIDLNMPAPIEDEDFSQPEVSGVS is encoded by the coding sequence ATGAGTATGGAGAAGCATAAATGCAAGCTCTGTTCAAGGAAATTCTCAAGTGGTAAAGCTATGGGTGGTCACATGAGGTCTCATTTAAGGACTCTTCCACTTCCACCAAAAACTCCGCCGCAGAAACAAGATTCCGCCGGCCGTAGCGAGTCAACTCTCTCACTCCATTccttagaagaagaagaagaagaagagattaGGGAAGAGAAGTATTTGGGTTATGGGCTAAGAGAGAATCCGAAGAAGAGTTGTAAGATTGTAGATCCTGAGTTTTTGGATGGTGCTGGGTCAGTTGTAGTACATGACAACGAAAGCGAAACTGAGTCAACTAAGAAGCCAACTCGGAGGAGATCCAAGAGAACTCGAAGAATGTTCATATCAGAACAAGAAGCAGTGGAAGTGAAAAAGGAGAAATCAGCTGAATTTGAACCTGAACTAGAACCAGTGAGTTCCTTTTCCGATACTTCCCCTGAAGAAGACATTGCTATTTGTCTAATGATGCTTTCTAAAGATGTATGGAGAAGTTCATATGGGTCTGACGAGTCAAAATGTAGAAATCAAAAACAAGGGAAGTACCAATGTGAGATTTGTAACAAAGTGTTAAAATCTTCTCAAGCTTTAGGCAGTCATAAAACCATTCACAAAATCGAAGGGATCAAGTCAAAAGAAAATTCGAGACAATTGAGAGTGAAGAATGTGGATCAGAAAGTGCATGAATGTCCATTTTGTGGAAAAATATATGGGTCGGGTCAGGCACTGGGTGGGCACAAACGATCACATATTTTGAGTTCATCAACaactgcttcttcttcatcaaaaGTTGGCGATAGTTTAATGGACTCAAGTTCTGCTAAATTCCCAAATGGGTTTATAGATCTTAACATGCCAGCTCCAATAGAAGACGAAGATTTTAGCCAACCAGAGGTCTCTGGAGTTTCTTAA